Genomic window (Halorhodospira halophila):
CCGGCATCCTCGCCCTGGTTGACGAAGACGAACTTGACGCCATCCTCGCGTTCCTGCGCCTGCTCGAAGACTGGCTTCTCCTGCTGGCAGGCCGGGCACCACGTCGCCCATAGATTGACCACCACGGGCTGGCCGGTCTCATCGATCAGGCTGGGCAGATCCGTGCGCTCGCCCTCCAGGGTGCTCACCGCTACCTCCGGCGCCGATCGGGATTGCTGATCGATCACCAGCAGCGGGCCCGCGGTCACTCCCCAGACGATGCCGCCGGCGACCACCGCCGTCGTCAGGGCCCGGCGCTGCTGGGGAACCCGCCAGAAACGCCAGACCAGGTAGGCCAGACCGGCGACAACACCACCGAGGGGATCGAAGCCGCCGTCGCGGATATCCACCACCCCCCAGAGGCTGTCGAAGCTCTCCCAGTAGTGGACGACGAACAGCAGCCGCGCCCCCACCAGCCCAACCAGGACCAAGCTGAACAGGCTGTCGCTGACCCGCACACCGCTGCGCCGAGCGGCCAGGCCACCGGCGACCAGGGCGACGGCCAAGGCCAGAACAAGCAGGATCTGTCCGATGGAGAGCACAAGGGGGCCCAGCGCCACCGTCTGATTCAGGACACTCATGGGCGGACGACTCCGGTTGAATGGGGAAAAAACTCCTCGATGGCCTCCTCCAGGGCGAACACGTGCCGATCCTCCTCGCCCAGGGCGCGCAGGGCCCGCGCCAGCTCGATCAGGTAGTCGCTGTTGGGACCGCTCGGACCGCTGCAGCTGGCAATCTGCCGGGCCATCTCCGGAATCGGCGCAGGCCCGAGGAACGCCGGGTTATCCGCGGTAGCGATGTAGACCAGCCCCCGACCCTCGCCGCCATCTAGAAACCGCAGCGGCGTGGTCAAGCGGAGATAGCCGTTCTTCTCACGCAGATCCAGCGGTCCCAGGGCCTCGGGCGGGATCCGGTAGGCCATGCCGACACAGCGCACCCCCGGGGCTTCGATCAGGGTGGCCACCCGCCCGGGCGCCTCCGGCGTACCCCGGTGATCGTGGGAGCCCTGCCAGAAACGGCGCTTCCAGCCGTGGATAGCAGCCGGGCGGCACTCGAAGTACGGGAAATCGGCCTTGTAGATCAGGGAACCGTATCCGAACAGCCAATGGTGGCCCTGATCGGGGAGTGGCTGGTGCTGCCGGTTGATCGCCCTAGTATCCGCAACCATGCCGTCGAGGATACCAGACCTTCGCCGCCGCACTCTGCCCGCCTCGGGCGATCTACCCCGCGCCGAAGAGCCGGGGAGTGACCTGTGCGGCCGGCTCCGGGCGCGCGAAGAAGAACCCCTGGCCCAGCGGGCAACCTTCATGCAGCAGGATATCGCGCTGCTCACGGGTCTCGATGCCCTCGGCGAGCACCGAGAACCCCAGGCTAACGCCGAGATCGATGATTGCCCGGTTGATCTTGATCTGGGTCGCATCCGACGGCAGGCCCCGCACGAAGGAGCGATCGATCTTGAGCTGGTCGATGGGCAGACCGCGCAGGTAGCTCAACGACGAGTACCCCGTACCAAAATCATCCAGGGCGATCAGCACGCCCCGGGCGCGCAGGGCCTCGAGCTGGGCCACCACCGTGCGATCCTGCTCCATCAGGACGCTCTCGGTGATCTCCAGCGCCAGCGCCTCGGGCGGGACACCGGCGTGCGCCAGGGCATGCTCCACATCGTCGACCAGGCCGCCGCCGACGAGCTGCGGTGCCGAGACGTTCACGCCGACGCGGCCGAACGCCAACCCGGCATCCCGCCAGGCCCGCGCCTGCTCGCAAGCCTGGCGCAGCACCCAGCGGCCCAGCTCGCCAATAAGCCCCACCCGCTCGGCAACCGGCACAAACTGCGCCGGAGAGACCCAACCGCGCTCCGGATGCTCCCAGCGCAGCAGCGCCTCGGCCCCGACCCAGCGGCCACTGCTCAGCTCCGTCTGCAGCTGGAAGTGCAGCGCCAGCGCATTCGACTCCATGGCCTGCCGCAACTGCGAGCCGAGCTCCAGGCGCTCGCGGGCCTCGGTCGTCAGCTCCTCGCTGAAGAAGCGCAGACTGACGCCCTCCTGACGGGCCTGGTACATGGCGGCATCGGCCTGCTGCACGAGCTGCGCCGCGGAAGCGGCCGGCTCCGGATAGCTGCTGACCCCCACGCGCAGGTGGATGGGCACCTCCTGGCCCTGCACCTCGAACGGCGCCCCGGTCACCTCGAGGAAGCGACGGGCCAGCTCGGTGGCGTCACCGGCGGTCCGCAACCGGGGGAGAACGACGGCAAACTCGTCCCCGCCGAGCCGCGAGACCTGCACCGGGCCGCACAGTTGCGAGGGCACATGGACCTCGCTAAGCCGCTGACCCAACCGTTTGAGCACGTCATCACCGGCCTGGTGGCCATAGCTGTCGTTGATCGTCCGGAAGTCGTTGACATCGATGACCACCAGCCCCAGGGGCGCCCAGGGCGGAAGCGCCTCCAGAGTGCGGGCCAGGCGATCCTGGAAGAGCATACGGAGCGATTCGCGGTTGGTGACGTCGTGGAGGTTGATCACCCACGCGCTCCTGCCTTCCCAACCGATGGGCTGGGCGCCCATCTCCACCGTCCGTAAGCCACCCCCGGGGGCAAACAGCTCGACCTGCTGCGGCGCCCCCTGGGGAATCGCCTGGCCGAACCAAGCCCCGACCAGCGCCTGCGGATCCTGCCCGAGAAACCGCCCCGCAGCCGCGTTGGCATAGAGGATGCGACCCTCCGTATCGACGATCACGATCCCCTCTGCGGTGCTGGCCAACAACTGGTGGTACTGCCAGTCGCGCTCGTGCAGGGCCTCGCGGACCGCCTCGCGCTCCGTCACATCCTCCAGGATGTGCAGCGAGTAGGCGTAGCGACCCGCCTCGTCCACCACCGGGTAGGCCCGCGACTGCAGGATCTCGCCCGCGTCCAGGACAAGGTCACAGCACGGCTCCTGCGGGGCGACATCAGCGGAACGCGCAGCTGCGAAGGCCCGCATCCCCGCGGCACAGCGGGGTAGCGGCCCCTCGCGCACGGGGAACACCTCCCAGTAGCAGCGTCCCAGCGCCTCATCGGCCCGGCAGCCGGCCCGCTCCAGATAGGCGGCATTGGCGCCGAGGATGCGGTACTCGTGGTCGTGGACAAAGGCCGCATGGGCAATCGCCTCAATCGGGACCGGCCAGCCCGCCACTCCCTGCTGTCGCTTATCGCGCCCCATCACCTCCACCAGAGGGTCGCCGTCGCCCGACCGGCCGGCACCGGGAGGACAGCCCGCCGCCATCGAACCGGTTCAAGGATAGCCGCGCGGTGTGCAGCAGCACGCCCTTCAGGGCGAACACCCCCGCAGCCGCAAGCACCACACCCCACGCCATCGCGTCCATTCCGCCCTCGCACTCAACCCAGCGCGCGTACACCGTCGACAATCACCGCGACAGCCGACAGCGTACACAGAATCAGGAGAATCGGTCGAATCCGGCCGGCATCCACCCAGTGGAGGATCGACCCAGAGATCCACAGCCCCAGCAACGCCGCCGGCGTAACAGCCAGGGAGAGCATGAGTTCGTCGTGGCCGAAATACCCCAGCAGGACCATCCCCAGCAACGAGACCACCGAGCCGACCAGGAAATACCCCCCCAAATTGGCCCGGATATGCGGTCCCCGGGCGTGCTGATAGAGCAGTGCCATCGGCGGACCGCCCACCGAGGTCGCCGTACCCATGAAACCGGAGAGGAACCCGGCCCCCAGAAGCCGGTTGCGGGTCGGGCGGATATCCCCGGGGAGCAGGCTGACCACCACACCCAACAACACCGCCACCCCGAGAACCAGCGACAGCATCCACTGCGATGCCACCGCAAGCAGCCCAAAGGCCGCCACCATCCCCGGCATGCGTCCGATCACCGCGGCCCCGAGTTCGCCGATGGCCAGCCCCGCCCGATTGCGCCAAAGGATGATCGCCGAGATGACCATGGCCACGAAGAGCACCGGCCCAGGGATGAAGGCCGGGTCGATGAGAAACAGCAGCGGGGCAGCGAAGATCGCCAGCCCGAAGCCCAAGGCCCCCTGGAGCAGACTGCCAATGGCCACCAGCAGGGAAGCGAGCGCGAGTTCGAGGGGAGGCAGGGGCAAGAACGGACTCCGGCGGCTTCGTGAAGGCGGAAGTCTATCACCCCGCCACGCGGGGACGCCGGACGCCGCCGGGGGTCAGCGCACCATCAGCCGCCGGACCCAGCGGTGAATCCTGCGCCCGTAGGGCGGCTCGACCAGGCGCGCGCTGTTCCACCGCCCCTTGCGCAGGACCGCTTTCTCGTTCGAGAACGTCCGGAAGCCTTCGAAGCCGTGATAACGCCCCATCCCCGACGCCCCCACACCGCCGAAGGGCAGGTTGTCCTGGGCTACATGGAGCACGGTGTCGTTGATACACACCCCACCGGAGTGGCTACGATCGAGCACCTGTTGCTGACGGCGGCGATCGTGCCCGAAGTAGTAGAGCGCCAGCGGGCGCGGTCGCGCGCGGATGTAGGCCAGCGCCTGTTCCAGGTCCGCCACGGTGACCACGGGCAGCACCGGACCGAAGATCTCCTCCTCCAGCACCCGCGCGGAAGCCGGGGCATCCAGCACCAGCCAGGGAGGCATACGACCCGACTCTGGGGCGTTTTTGACCGCCTCGGCCATGGACACCAGCTCCGCACCCTGCTCCCGGGCATCGGTGAGCAGCGCCTCCAGACGCTCGCGGTGCTGACGGGTGATCACAGCGGCGTAGTCGGGATTGTGCAACGGATCGGGATAGAGGCGCGTAGCCGCCCGGCGCAACGCGTCCACCAGGGCGTCACGCCGATCCGGCGTGCACAGCACATAGTCCGGTGCAATGCAGGTCTGGCCCGCATTGAGCAGCTTGCCGTAGGCGATCCGCCCGGCCGCCGTATCGAGATCGGCGTCCCCATCGACGACCGCCGGCGACTTGCCCCCCAACTCCAGGGTCACCGGGGTGAGGTGGGCCGCCGCGGCGGCCATCACCTGGCGTCCCACGGCGGTGGAGCCAGTAAAGAGCAGATGATCGAAAGGCAGCGCCGCGAACGCCCGGCTCACCGACTCACCACCCTCAACCACGGCCACCTCCTCGGCGGAGAAGGCCTGACGAATCACGCTGCCGAGCACCGCGTTGGTCGCCGGCGTCAGCTCGGAGAGCTTGAGCAGCACCCGATTACCCGCCGCCAGCGCCCCGGTCAGCGGGCTCAGGGCCAGGTAGACCGGGTAGTTCCACGGCACCATGATGCCCACCACACCCAAGGGCTGGTCGTGCACCCAGGCCGAGGCCGGCTGCATGAGCGGGTGGGGCCAGCGCCGGCGGGGACGCATCCAGCGGCGCAGGTGGCGCTGCGCGTGGCGGATCCCGGTCAGCGCCGGCAGCAGGTCCACGGTGGTCGACTCCTCCACCGAGCGCCCCCCGAAGTCCTCGTCCAGCGCCGCCGTCAACGCCTCCCGATGGTCGAGCACCGCCCGCCGCAGCCGATCCAGTCGCCCCCGGCGCACCGCCAGACTAGGGGCCGGATCCGCGGCGAAGGCCTGGCGCTGGCGATCCAGCAACGTCTGCAACTCCGCGGCTTGATACTCCGGCATGGGGGTGTGTTCGCCCATCCTGTCTCCGCCTCTTCTCCGTTCAGCGGCGCTAAGAATCGTTCGTGCTCATTGCAGGGCCCCGCTTGCATCCGGGTCCGCGGCCGGGCCGCTGCCCATCAGCAGCTCCAGCACCGTCAGCGCCGCAGCCCGCGGCGACTGCCCGCGGGTCTCCTCTGAGGCCAGCACCGGCCCCACACAGGCCGGACAGCCGTGGGTGCAAGCGCACCCCTGGACCAGGTCGTGGGCATCGGCCACCACGGCGGCCCGCTGGTCGAACAGCGGCGCCGAGAGCCCCACACCCCCCGGGTAGTTGTCGTAGAGAAAGACCGCCGGCTGGAACCGCTCGGCCTCCTCAACCCCGCGCACCTCGCCGCTGGCATCCCGGAGCTGGCCGCGCCCGCGTGGACCGGTGACGGCGAACCACTCGGCGTCCCCATCGCCCACGGCACGGCCCAGATCACCGGGCTCGGACATCAGGCGCAGCGCCGCCACGTGGTGCAGGGCGTAGGCCGCGCCGAGGAACCCATCCAGCGCGCGGTGGCGCGTCTGGAAGGCCCGCTCCAGCGCACCCGGCTCGATGGTCCACCAGGCCGCCGTGGTGTGCATCTCCTGATCGGGGAGTTCGATCTCCCCGAAGCCGATGTTCTCGTGGGTGTAATAGCGAATCTTCTTGTAACCGGCGATGCGCCGGACCAGGTGCACCTCACCGTGGGCGGCCTCGGCATCGCCACCGCGCTGGCCCTCGAAACGCTCGAGGATCTTGAGCCGGCTGTAGTCGATGGCATCGGTGTAGTAATCGGCCCGCGTCTCCCGGACGTAGGCCTTGCGGCCGTCCCAGTCGAGACGCTCCACCTGGTAGGGGCGCGCCTGGATCATATAGATGGCGCCCTCGTAGAGCGTCATCGGTGCGGCGGTGTAGTCCACCTCGGCGATCACCCGCTGGGCGCCGTCGGTGGTGTCGATGACCACGAAATTGCCGTCGGCCACCGAGCGCAGGCTGACCTCGCTGGCCGGGTAGCTGTCCGCCACCCAGTGCCAACGCTCACCCTCGCGGTGGAGCACCCCCTGCTCGACCAGGTAATCGAGCAGTTCCTCCAGATCCTCGCCGCCGAAGGTCTCACCGCGGCGAAAGGGGAGCTCGAAGGCGGCGCAGCGCACGTGATCGAGCAGGATCAGCAGCTGGTCCGGGTCGATGCGCGCGTGCTCCGGCGAGGCA
Coding sequences:
- a CDS encoding TlpA disulfide reductase family protein, translating into MSVLNQTVALGPLVLSIGQILLVLALAVALVAGGLAARRSGVRVSDSLFSLVLVGLVGARLLFVVHYWESFDSLWGVVDIRDGGFDPLGGVVAGLAYLVWRFWRVPQQRRALTTAVVAGGIVWGVTAGPLLVIDQQSRSAPEVAVSTLEGERTDLPSLIDETGQPVVVNLWATWCPACQQEKPVFEQAQEREDGVKFVFVNQGEDAGQVQGYLEEHAPSLENILMDPHQRWSDATGTRGLPATFFYDEHGQLVDSHTGQVSSASLERGLERLR
- a CDS encoding gamma-glutamylcyclotransferase, giving the protein MVADTRAINRQHQPLPDQGHHWLFGYGSLIYKADFPYFECRPAAIHGWKRRFWQGSHDHRGTPEAPGRVATLIEAPGVRCVGMAYRIPPEALGPLDLREKNGYLRLTTPLRFLDGGEGRGLVYIATADNPAFLGPAPIPEMARQIASCSGPSGPNSDYLIELARALRALGEEDRHVFALEEAIEEFFPHSTGVVRP
- a CDS encoding putative bifunctional diguanylate cyclase/phosphodiesterase, whose translation is MGRDKRQQGVAGWPVPIEAIAHAAFVHDHEYRILGANAAYLERAGCRADEALGRCYWEVFPVREGPLPRCAAGMRAFAAARSADVAPQEPCCDLVLDAGEILQSRAYPVVDEAGRYAYSLHILEDVTEREAVREALHERDWQYHQLLASTAEGIVIVDTEGRILYANAAAGRFLGQDPQALVGAWFGQAIPQGAPQQVELFAPGGGLRTVEMGAQPIGWEGRSAWVINLHDVTNRESLRMLFQDRLARTLEALPPWAPLGLVVIDVNDFRTINDSYGHQAGDDVLKRLGQRLSEVHVPSQLCGPVQVSRLGGDEFAVVLPRLRTAGDATELARRFLEVTGAPFEVQGQEVPIHLRVGVSSYPEPAASAAQLVQQADAAMYQARQEGVSLRFFSEELTTEARERLELGSQLRQAMESNALALHFQLQTELSSGRWVGAEALLRWEHPERGWVSPAQFVPVAERVGLIGELGRWVLRQACEQARAWRDAGLAFGRVGVNVSAPQLVGGGLVDDVEHALAHAGVPPEALALEITESVLMEQDRTVVAQLEALRARGVLIALDDFGTGYSSLSYLRGLPIDQLKIDRSFVRGLPSDATQIKINRAIIDLGVSLGFSVLAEGIETREQRDILLHEGCPLGQGFFFARPEPAAQVTPRLFGAG
- a CDS encoding sulfite exporter TauE/SafE family protein; its protein translation is MPLPPLELALASLLVAIGSLLQGALGFGLAIFAAPLLFLIDPAFIPGPVLFVAMVISAIILWRNRAGLAIGELGAAVIGRMPGMVAAFGLLAVASQWMLSLVLGVAVLLGVVVSLLPGDIRPTRNRLLGAGFLSGFMGTATSVGGPPMALLYQHARGPHIRANLGGYFLVGSVVSLLGMVLLGYFGHDELMLSLAVTPAALLGLWISGSILHWVDAGRIRPILLILCTLSAVAVIVDGVRALG
- a CDS encoding coniferyl aldehyde dehydrogenase, which gives rise to MGEHTPMPEYQAAELQTLLDRQRQAFAADPAPSLAVRRGRLDRLRRAVLDHREALTAALDEDFGGRSVEESTTVDLLPALTGIRHAQRHLRRWMRPRRRWPHPLMQPASAWVHDQPLGVVGIMVPWNYPVYLALSPLTGALAAGNRVLLKLSELTPATNAVLGSVIRQAFSAEEVAVVEGGESVSRAFAALPFDHLLFTGSTAVGRQVMAAAAAHLTPVTLELGGKSPAVVDGDADLDTAAGRIAYGKLLNAGQTCIAPDYVLCTPDRRDALVDALRRAATRLYPDPLHNPDYAAVITRQHRERLEALLTDAREQGAELVSMAEAVKNAPESGRMPPWLVLDAPASARVLEEEIFGPVLPVVTVADLEQALAYIRARPRPLALYYFGHDRRRQQQVLDRSHSGGVCINDTVLHVAQDNLPFGGVGASGMGRYHGFEGFRTFSNEKAVLRKGRWNSARLVEPPYGRRIHRWVRRLMVR